A segment of the Leptospira barantonii genome:
TTGTTTTGCAAGATTCAAGGGAGAATCGATTCCGCTTGAAAAAGGGGATATCTTATTCATCGCGAGAGGATTCAATCACGATCTTGTTTCTTCGCCGAAGGAAAAGGCGCTGGATATCGGCAGGTTTCGCGAAATTCTTCCCGAAGAATCCGAACTTTCCGGAACTCCGATCACCACGTTTGTTTCGGTTCGTTACGAGGTTCCGGAAACGACACAACATCCGTTCTTTTACGAACTTCCCGATCATATTCTGATTCGCGCCGGAGAAATTCCGTCGCATCATCCTCTGCATACGACTTTGATTTTAATTTCTCAGGAAGTCGATTCCGGTTTGGGTTCCGATTTGATTCTTCAGAGATTGACGGACATTCTTCTATATTACGTTATACGTCATTGGTTGGAAACTCATCCCGCTCTTTCGCCCGGATGGAGAAGCGCTTTCAAGGACGAAAAGATTTTGGCCGCGTTGGAAGCGGTTCATAAAAAAACGGCTCACGCTTGGACCTTGGAAAATCTCGCTCGAACCGTGGGAATCTCTCGCGCTTCGCTTGCCAATCGGTTTCGCGACGTTTTAGGTTGTACTCCGATGGATTATCTTGCGCGTCTTCGGATTGAGAAGGGAAGAAGTCTCATTCAGGATCAAAACGCGACTCTGGAAGAGGTGGCGCGTAACGTGGGATATTCTTCGGCCTTTGCGTTCTCGAAGGCGTTTAAAAGAATTCACGGTTTTTCTCCCCGCAACGAGGATCTTCAAAAAATCAAAAACGTTTCTTGAGCGATTAAAGAGAGAAGGGGATCATCGCTTTTAAAGATTCCTCTTGGATTAGTTCTGGGTGAAGCG
Coding sequences within it:
- a CDS encoding AraC family transcriptional regulator, which codes for MDLLSEILTAAAWKSDILARTSMYKSWGLKFPCERSGGFHILSQGSCFARFKGESIPLEKGDILFIARGFNHDLVSSPKEKALDIGRFREILPEESELSGTPITTFVSVRYEVPETTQHPFFYELPDHILIRAGEIPSHHPLHTTLILISQEVDSGLGSDLILQRLTDILLYYVIRHWLETHPALSPGWRSAFKDEKILAALEAVHKKTAHAWTLENLARTVGISRASLANRFRDVLGCTPMDYLARLRIEKGRSLIQDQNATLEEVARNVGYSSAFAFSKAFKRIHGFSPRNEDLQKIKNVS